In Brevibacterium zhoupengii, the following are encoded in one genomic region:
- a CDS encoding glycosyltransferase, protein MRISVLSLHTSPAAQPGQGDAGGMNVYVDQSVRALAAAGHIVDVFTADPSGIDGLGNIAGLGNSGSRDSFDGLEGIDELGGLMGLGGGEGLDAYVDTLQIAENVRLHQLPIEAASKDELADAIDELALLLLAQPSFTSADLIWAHYWISAEAGLRAQELRAKDLGSGERPRIVVSMHTIGAVKNRDSETSHERPQRLEAEERIASAVDLLVANTPAERRDLIHELGADADAVVVARPGVDHELFSPGDRAEARSDLGLDPDEFIVLYVGRMQFIKGTDVVVDAISGLRENNPHLASRTRGILLGAVSGQDAPTGSTPYLSRLNTAIAAEPSVEVRRPVPAHELVTYYRAADILLVPSRSESFGLVAAEASASGLPAIASAVGGLPDIVEHGHSGVLIADHNPRHWAMALERMLLDDDARSELAAHAAERSTRFDWEATAAAVLGALEVPDQVLHTTMTTVEEPTPASLVGRTC, encoded by the coding sequence GTGCGCATCTCCGTTCTCTCCCTCCATACCTCGCCCGCGGCTCAGCCGGGCCAGGGCGATGCCGGTGGCATGAACGTCTACGTCGACCAGTCGGTGCGCGCTCTGGCGGCCGCCGGCCACATCGTCGACGTCTTCACCGCTGACCCGAGCGGCATCGATGGGCTGGGGAACATCGCCGGGCTGGGAAACAGCGGGAGCCGAGATAGCTTTGACGGGCTTGAGGGCATCGACGAGCTCGGTGGCCTCATGGGGCTTGGCGGCGGCGAAGGACTTGACGCTTACGTCGACACACTCCAGATCGCTGAGAACGTCCGTCTCCACCAGCTGCCGATCGAGGCGGCGAGCAAGGACGAGCTTGCTGACGCCATCGACGAACTCGCACTGCTCCTCCTCGCCCAGCCGAGCTTCACCTCGGCCGATCTGATCTGGGCCCACTATTGGATCTCCGCCGAGGCGGGCCTGCGGGCCCAGGAGCTGCGCGCCAAAGACCTCGGCTCCGGTGAGCGTCCCCGGATCGTCGTGAGCATGCACACGATCGGGGCGGTCAAGAACCGTGACTCTGAAACCAGCCACGAGCGACCTCAACGTCTGGAGGCAGAGGAGAGGATCGCCTCGGCGGTGGACCTGCTTGTGGCCAACACCCCGGCAGAGCGTCGCGACCTCATCCACGAACTCGGCGCCGATGCGGACGCCGTCGTGGTGGCCAGGCCCGGTGTCGACCACGAACTGTTCTCCCCGGGAGATCGTGCCGAAGCCAGAAGCGACCTGGGGCTCGACCCGGACGAATTCATCGTTCTCTATGTGGGGCGGATGCAGTTCATCAAGGGCACCGATGTCGTCGTCGACGCGATCTCGGGGCTGCGCGAGAACAACCCGCACCTGGCTTCGCGGACACGAGGGATCCTCCTCGGCGCAGTCTCGGGCCAGGACGCTCCTACCGGGTCCACGCCCTACCTGAGCAGACTGAACACTGCGATCGCCGCCGAACCCAGTGTCGAAGTGCGACGCCCCGTCCCAGCACACGAGCTCGTCACCTACTACCGTGCCGCGGACATCCTCCTCGTCCCCTCACGCAGCGAATCATTCGGCTTGGTCGCGGCCGAGGCCTCGGCCTCGGGACTGCCCGCCATCGCCTCGGCGGTGGGAGGTCTGCCTGACATCGTCGAACACGGGCACTCCGGCGTCCTCATCGCCGACCACAACCCCAGGCATTGGGCGATGGCGCTCGAACGAATGCTCCTCGATGACGATGCCCGCAGCGAACTCGCCGCCCATGCCGCCGAACGTTCGACTCGATTCGACTGGGAGGCCACAGCAGCGGCGGTGCTCGGAGCTCTCGAGGTGCCGGACCAGGTGCTGCACACAACCATGACGACCGTTGAAGAACCGACACCGGCGAGTCTCGTCGGGCGCACCTGCTGA
- a CDS encoding alpha/beta fold hydrolase: MTQDLNLPGPETDFIASFGSSEPHTLFGHGFAGAIRDTRPFGTGISGTKHFLHLPGHGGRPSPGPGWNYGQIAEVLAQALTSTSATQALGVSMSAGGLLRLLSAGHPVAQNLEKVALVLPASFTGFSAEVAETNRAHLERLRDLASAGDVESITDLMLSREPAEVAELLPARAWTKTKAENLVNTDMSDGLGLALEIAVDTNAGDDPLGTLARFPGEVLVLTHDDDPAHPVEVAEAVAAAIPDSRLEVLPAGSILWRGRHEVRRILGEFFG, translated from the coding sequence ATGACACAGGACCTCAACCTCCCGGGCCCCGAAACCGACTTCATCGCCAGCTTCGGCAGTAGCGAGCCCCACACACTGTTCGGCCACGGATTCGCCGGCGCAATCCGCGACACCCGACCATTCGGCACCGGCATCAGCGGAACCAAGCACTTCCTCCATCTCCCCGGCCACGGCGGCCGCCCCTCACCGGGTCCAGGGTGGAACTACGGGCAGATCGCCGAAGTGCTGGCCCAGGCACTGACATCCACCTCGGCGACTCAGGCCCTCGGGGTCTCGATGTCCGCCGGTGGGCTTCTCCGGCTGCTGAGCGCAGGCCATCCGGTGGCCCAGAATCTGGAGAAGGTCGCACTCGTGCTCCCTGCCTCATTCACTGGATTCTCCGCCGAGGTTGCCGAGACCAACCGCGCTCACCTGGAGAGACTGCGCGATCTGGCCTCCGCCGGTGACGTCGAATCCATCACCGACCTCATGCTCTCGCGTGAACCCGCCGAGGTGGCCGAGCTCCTGCCGGCTCGAGCCTGGACGAAGACGAAGGCCGAGAACCTCGTGAACACAGACATGTCGGACGGGCTCGGCCTGGCGCTCGAGATCGCCGTCGACACGAACGCAGGCGATGACCCGCTGGGCACCCTGGCGCGCTTCCCCGGGGAGGTGCTCGTGCTCACCCATGACGATGACCCGGCGCATCCGGTCGAGGTCGCCGAGGCGGTTGCAGCCGCGATTCCCGACTCCCGTCTGGAAGTCCTGCCGGCAGGTTCGATCCTGTGGCGTGGTCGCCACGAAGTTCGCCGGATCCTCGGCGAGTTCTTTGGCTAA
- a CDS encoding DUF2516 family protein, with the protein MEIIAGFQQMIFLALSVAAFGLQLWAFIDCLRYKDENYRAVDKQSKKFWVILLGVGLALALIALPPMGMRIIFLNLIALVAGIVYLTDVRPKIKAIDPRNRKQTRKNWR; encoded by the coding sequence ATGGAAATAATTGCTGGCTTTCAGCAGATGATCTTTCTCGCCTTGTCTGTCGCCGCCTTCGGCCTCCAGCTGTGGGCGTTTATCGACTGCCTCCGTTACAAGGACGAGAACTATCGCGCCGTTGACAAACAGAGCAAGAAGTTCTGGGTCATCCTCCTCGGCGTCGGTCTCGCGCTTGCGCTCATCGCACTGCCGCCGATGGGAATGCGCATCATCTTCCTCAACCTCATCGCTCTCGTCGCAGGCATCGTCTACCTCACCGACGTCCGCCCGAAGATCAAGGCCATCGACCCGCGCAATCGCAAACAGACTCGGAAGAACTGGCGCTGA
- a CDS encoding AzlD domain-containing protein, translating to MNPLSFLIALAALSIGTYAMRFAGVKLGAAIATKGRRRQLTTTSAVAGDTGPGISAPGEAAGESQYDAAGESQDDAAGEDPGDTAAEPEGDSTATVTKWMDRATVVLIGAVFATTAIFDGQDVADPARLIGVGVGVLASILRVPMLICVLVGMAVCAGIRLTGIL from the coding sequence ATGAACCCTCTCAGCTTCCTCATCGCACTCGCCGCGCTGAGCATCGGAACCTACGCGATGCGCTTCGCCGGTGTGAAGCTGGGTGCGGCAATCGCCACCAAGGGCAGACGTCGACAGCTCACGACCACCTCGGCGGTGGCCGGCGACACCGGACCGGGCATCTCAGCGCCGGGTGAGGCTGCGGGCGAGAGCCAGTATGACGCTGCGGGGGAGAGCCAGGATGACGCTGCGGGGGAGGACCCGGGCGACACTGCGGCGGAGCCGGAGGGCGACTCGACGGCGACGGTGACGAAGTGGATGGATCGGGCGACGGTCGTTCTCATCGGTGCTGTCTTCGCCACCACGGCGATCTTCGATGGCCAGGACGTCGCGGATCCCGCACGGCTCATCGGCGTCGGAGTGGGCGTTCTCGCCTCGATCCTGCGGGTGCCGATGCTCATCTGCGTGCTGGTGGGCATGGCGGTGTGCGCGGGCATACGCCTGACCGGGATCCTGTGA
- a CDS encoding AzlC family ABC transporter permease, whose translation MSSVFRTTGRVLPGSAYRDVAIVTITITAVALSYGAISAVSGFPWWQTLLLAMFALGGAAEFTFVGVIAAGGAPILAVLAGLLVNSRNFAFGVAVGPFFPQDWRALIAAHWINDESIAVSRTVNSDRARWHAFLLMGASIALMWPSGAMVGQWLGNVIDADLLGLDAAFPIILFCLIRGDLKNRSTLTLTVAGILVAVLLTPILPLGLGAVTSLSVFVFVAAGWLIRAAIRKRRGGTSSGTTGEEPAPSTAGQEPAPSTASQEPAPADRGGVVGPDFREERR comes from the coding sequence ATGAGTTCTGTATTTCGCACGACTGGTCGGGTCCTTCCGGGCTCGGCCTATCGTGATGTCGCGATCGTCACGATCACGATCACCGCTGTCGCCCTGTCCTACGGGGCCATCTCCGCGGTGTCTGGGTTCCCTTGGTGGCAGACGCTGCTGCTGGCGATGTTCGCTCTCGGCGGCGCCGCTGAGTTCACCTTCGTCGGGGTGATCGCGGCAGGCGGCGCCCCGATACTGGCGGTGCTGGCAGGGCTGCTGGTCAACTCGCGGAACTTCGCATTCGGCGTGGCGGTCGGGCCGTTCTTTCCGCAGGACTGGCGTGCGCTCATCGCCGCGCATTGGATCAATGACGAATCGATCGCCGTATCGCGCACAGTGAACTCCGATCGGGCCCGGTGGCACGCCTTTCTGCTCATGGGCGCGTCCATCGCGCTGATGTGGCCGAGCGGGGCCATGGTCGGACAGTGGCTCGGCAACGTCATCGACGCCGATCTTCTCGGCCTCGACGCAGCCTTCCCGATCATCCTCTTCTGCCTCATCCGCGGCGATCTGAAGAACAGGTCGACACTGACGCTGACGGTCGCAGGCATCCTCGTCGCCGTCCTCCTGACGCCGATCCTGCCGCTCGGCCTCGGAGCCGTGACGTCCCTGTCCGTATTCGTATTCGTGGCCGCCGGGTGGCTGATTCGAGCCGCCATCAGGAAGCGCCGAGGTGGTACCTCCTCAGGCACCACAGGTGAAGAACCAGCCCCAAGCACCGCAGGCCAAGAACCAGCCCCAAGCACTGCAAGCCAAGAACCAGCCCCGGCCGATCGCGGCGGCGTTGTTGGGCCCGACTTTCGCGAGGAGCGTCGATGA
- a CDS encoding helix-turn-helix domain-containing protein, translating into MSSQPHGEALRDRDISHAPTDIPSAPTPREQIAAAIKRERLRADLSLSEVARRAGIGKSTMSGLEAGTGNPSVETMWALAAALDIPLARLLDPPQHEVALVHAKDLPSLPSNTANYAATLLSASPANARRDVYFIQAEPGQPRDSQPHPIGTVEHVILGQGAARIEVLGESYELHVGDYLTYPGDQPHKFTALKPETTVVFIVESR; encoded by the coding sequence ATGAGCTCTCAACCACACGGCGAGGCCCTCAGGGACAGGGACATTTCGCATGCCCCGACCGACATTCCATCCGCCCCGACGCCGCGCGAACAGATCGCAGCCGCCATCAAGCGCGAGCGACTGCGGGCCGATCTCTCACTCTCCGAAGTCGCACGCCGGGCGGGGATCGGAAAATCGACCATGTCCGGGCTCGAGGCGGGCACCGGCAACCCCAGCGTCGAGACGATGTGGGCCCTGGCGGCTGCGCTCGACATCCCCTTGGCCAGGCTGCTCGATCCCCCACAGCATGAGGTTGCGCTCGTGCATGCCAAGGACCTGCCCAGCCTGCCGTCGAACACTGCGAACTATGCGGCGACTCTGCTTTCGGCATCCCCGGCCAACGCGCGACGCGACGTCTACTTCATTCAAGCCGAACCGGGCCAGCCTCGAGACTCACAGCCCCACCCGATCGGCACCGTGGAGCATGTGATCCTCGGGCAGGGCGCGGCTCGCATCGAGGTGCTCGGCGAATCCTACGAGCTCCACGTCGGCGACTACCTCACGTACCCGGGCGACCAGCCGCACAAGTTCACGGCGCTCAAGCCTGAGACCACCGTCGTGTTCATCGTCGAGAGCCGCTGA